One window of Drosophila bipectinata strain 14024-0381.07 chromosome 4, DbipHiC1v2, whole genome shotgun sequence genomic DNA carries:
- the LOC138926918 gene encoding uncharacterized protein gives MQVIQLNLNHCRAAQDLLRHTVGEVNADIAILKEPYSVGPGEEWATNNQGKAAIWICNSSTEGPSQEWGSTTTNARGRALLEILAPLDLALLNEGNQKPYNRAAAGFIIDLTFVSSSLARTSKWRIADNYTASDHEATLCSLGTSQAISSIPPCGKAFRQDTLDVHQLETHVRTAELDLHATANESAEALFTVLDVACKASMKARTTFARYHKPAPWWISSLRKECLRSRRSLQRARGTDTAPSTRCKGTLSSKQLGKH, from the exons ATGCAAGTGATCCAGCTCAATCTGAATCACTGCAGAGCGGCGCAGGACCTTCTTCGACACACCGTAGGCGAGGTGAATGCCGACATAGCTATTCTCAAAGAGCCGTACAGCGTCGGTCCAGGCGAGGAGTGGGCGACCAACAATCAGGGCAAGGCGGCCATCTGGATCTGCAACAGTTCCACGGAAGGGCCAAGTCAA GAGTGGGGGAGTACCACCACGAATGCTAGAGGCAGAGCCTTGCTGGAGATCCTAGCACCCCTGGACCTGGCCCTTCTCAACGAGGGCAACCAGAAACCTTACAACAGAGCAGCCGCCGGTTTCATCATCGACCTGACCTTCGTCAGCAGTAGTTTGGCACGGACTTCAAAGTGGAGAATCGCCGACAACTACACGGCCAGTGACCACGAGGCCACACTTTGCTCGCTCGGAACCAGCCAGGCGATCTCGAGCATTCCCCCCTGCGGCAAGGCGTTTCGGCAGGACACGCTGGACGTCCATCAATTGGAAACCCATGTGCGAACGGCGGAGCTTGATCTCCACGCGACAGCCAACGAATCTGCGGAGGCGCTTTTTACGGTCCttgatgtggcctgcaaggcAAGCATGAAGGCGCGCACGACCTTTGCTCGGTATCACAAGCCGGCCCCGTGGTGGATCTCGTCTCTCCGCAAAGAGTGCCTGAGGTCTAGACGATCACTGCAGCGAGCTCGAGGCACCGACACGGCACCTTCGACACGGTGCAAAGGCACCTTGAGTTCAAAACAGCTAGGAAAGCACTGA